The Cryptomeria japonica chromosome 2, Sugi_1.0, whole genome shotgun sequence region GCCCTGCACCAGAATTCCACATGCGATAGAGGAGACGACTGGCATGGCATGAGGTGTGGACATGGAAATGGACTTGGCATTAActgagacaacaacaacaataatagtataggTGGGTTCTACTTCGTAGATAGAGGTGGAAGAGATTGTTCAGTTGTTGAGACCTAGGTGATAGACGATGGTGGGTGGCAAGAGGTGGTGGGAAGGAAGGTGGAGGAGGGATAATGGTGGTTTGGAAGGAGGTAAGAGATATTGGgaaattagaaagaggagaggTGGAGAGGAGGATGGAGATAAAGGACAATTGTCGATTGGAGATGTGTTAATCTGTCAATTTGATCTTGGGGATGGGGTTCCTcgttgtggcctcactggttcatagctccaatcaaaagcgttcaccaataaaaaaattaataagataATATTTCTTGAAGCATCTTGAAAAATGTAGAAAACTACACTTGTCTAAATGGAATAAGGATTTGGGGGTTCCTCTCAGAGTGTGTTGGTTAAGCGGTGGTGGTGttgtgaccaccaaggttcaaaccctacTAGGCCATTGTGATTGTAGGCTTGTGTCTACAATGATCCAAGGTTATCATGGCTTTGAGCCTCATCATTGttaaatggggatgaggtcccttgTTTGTGAACATCACCTattcatagctctgggtcaaaagtgtttcatgtgGTATCAAAGGCCATGATGTGCCTGTTTCATCAATCATGTTTAAAAAGTTTACTAGGCActttttaaaaaatagaatatGAATTTTACTTGTTTAATTCATATATTAAATGCTTTCCAACATCCAGATACATCAAGCTAAATAGTAACATTATTTGACATCCCTCTGTCTAATTATATGTTATATTTTTACTATGTTGTGTTCTTAATACTCAAgacaaattaaaaaaaactaatttctATGAATAATCATATTTTATAGGTGTACATGATAAAAGTTTACACCCTACAATTCTACCCCTTAATTTCATGCCACCTCACATGAATATCATACATGCATGCTCTTAACACTCAATGTGCCTCGTTTGGCATGCTTGTTGACCTTAATCCTAAGTTACCCATCACTCTAATAAGATAAATCACTTTAAGAAAAGACAAGTTCATTTCCCATGGTTTATGCATCCCTAGACTATGACacactaaaaaaataaattattttttaattttttaggtaAGTACTATCATTATGGGGATAGCCCCCTATATTACTTTTTAAGAGAAAATCTATGCCACACTAATTATTTAATCCTTAGTTTAACATTTAAAATCTCTCACTTCTTAAGATAACATTTTGGGATGTGATGTTTACCTATTGGCTTGTATGCTAAAGGTCTTGTTACGTGTTTAGGAGGTTTGTATTTAAGGACATCATTCTAAATCATATTAGGTATCACCTATTAGTATCTTACATCCACATTCTATTACTAAAAACACaatctatcttaattgcatcaacATTTACATTCTATATTTCACGTGTTTTCAATCTTGTTATTTGGCCATTAGGTTTGACTACTATTAAGGAAGACAAAGTTATTCTCTCTATCTATAACAAGCCCACAAAGGTATTTTTTTAGCAGTTTCTCAAATGCAAGTACAAGCTGTAAgagggaaaagtgggctgataaaacttaatatgtgaaaatattgcaaaatactagtccacacacacacacaggacttcttgatgcaagctatggagtaataaagtattactcagcttcccaaggtgggtcccatggttctctatctcacaatgtccctcaaaccaatgttttgctctcagatcactgagcaaaatggtttagggatggcaaatgcaagaacgggggatgctttgatagattttagtatgagatgtgttataagctaggtatgattttaaaatgcaatagactaaatgataagatgacaagattagtatgaatactatcctagcatactatatttagtctatgattgagctaaatgataaagaaagtattctaaacatgcatatttagactagtttctgatttaaaagaggctaaatgatgagcataacaatgatatgaaagattgaatgtatttgagcataagtgtgatgctacaaatttgaaggatgatttatttggaggaatgagagctctattcatagcaagaatagggcaatggatggctaggattgaaagattcaatcaagggttgaatttgaaagctagggatccatgtgcacaatttgcaccaatgaaatggtgacaagtgtcaacatagggttggattgagagaaggggtcagaggcattgaatgcctgagaagacctcatggttatctagaggctaagggtcaagtctaaattaagattacccactgaattaagagttaatccaaggataaacctttgtgcaaatgattaagaggtaatcatggtcaaagcattaatggcctgatgagacccttgggttggatgaaggttgagtcaaaacaaatgttttaaccatgtaggagggtttgagttaaccattaatggttattggagactttggggattaagtagttgaaggttgaaagccttcaatggttatcaaagactttgagccatttagtggttgaagacttcaagcctttaatggttatcaaagactttgagggtttgagaagtgacttccctttgcttagggatgtgacaaattttagaggaggggttaggttaattagaagcgattagaagattctagaagggattagaaaggggtttgggaaggcaagtgggagatataggattttgcaagtggatggagggataataggatttaattgaaataaatgatttaattcaatttgtttgtaattaaataaattagatttatttaatttaggataactatttaattaaatttgaaattaattaaaagtggataggggggatttaattgaataaaatgatttattcattaaatgggtatagtgaattttatttaaataaattgagtaatttacttaataaaatagaagaatgtgtataatttaattaaattggatttaattaaatagagaaatgaacataaaatattcatttaggaatatggtcatttttatacgtctacacaagcAAAGGTAAATAAGTTTTAAATATCTCAATAGTAAATATTAGTAGTAAATAAAACCATGCACTTCTCGAACAAAGTTTCTTTGAACCAAATCATAGGCATGGCCTTATCTAAGGCTCAAAAAGATGAGATCATGTATTTATTATGTCCTAATCACCAATTCAATTCTACGTTCCAATTTTGTGTACTCAATTAATTAGAGCATACaaaatcaataacacacataaaccAAATAAACTTTGTTCCCTCTTAATATCTCAATTATTTCTCTATCTTCTAAATCTTCATTTACATTAATTAGTTTAAACTCCTCTTTAAAATTGAAATTTAACTCAATTAAACTTTTGTCCTAATAAACTAAGATTTTTtgcttaaatatttaaattatctaAATAAAAAGAGAAGATTGCTAATCCATTATCTCATAAAATCTAATGTTGGGGTGTGCCTAATCTATTAGACTGGGTCCTATGGAGGGGTTCTTCCTAAAAAATAGAACTGGAGCTattgagattttttaggaatattttaaagttgttagtcccatgaattttgtagtgcaattcaacttaaaagtttaagctcctaaatttaaagaagttggtggtctcatgaataGAATGGCTTTGTCTTCTATACTCCGTGCAGTGATAAAAACAAGTTAAAAAACCCATTTTCcctccaaaattattttttaacAATCTAAAgttaggtgtttgacaagtgggagataaCATTCCTAAGCCAATGAGGCAATTTCTAGCCCCATCTCAATTTCACCTCctaaaatatgcaatcctaaaaaatagAGGCTGTGATTTTCTAGGAAAAGATTCTAAATAATCTTttagcataattttttttgtttcatggGACCTCCTACTCCATGGAAATAGAAGCTCAAGCTTCCATAAGGACACGTTCCCATGCAGTTGCTTATCTTATTTTAGCTAGCAATCGTTGatcaatctttctttttttttatgaaTGACAACGATTTCCACTAATTATAAATTAAAGTACATTATTCACAAAAAAAGGTAGCGACCTAATGTAATCATCCCTGATATAGTGGAGGTGACCGAtaactatatattttgtatatGCACCTTCTCTTGGTGCCCCTGATGCTAACGAACTCAGTCTTTTTTGCGGATGCTATGTAAAGCTTTTTTtatatctaatccaaaaaaaaaaaggtacTGGGATACATGATCACCCCTCAAGATCCATACGGGCATAGCTTTGAGAGTCTAGAAAGCATGGGCAAAGCCCAAAAacaaaataacaataacaacaataaaagtCACTAAGCAGCTAGAGCAATGGTTGAGGGCGAAAAGGTGGATCTCTGTCCTCCATGGGACCCCATACATTAGCGGGGATAGGAGTGTCATCTGGAAGGGTCCAACTCTCATCAACAACAATATCCTTCTTATCTTTATCCCTGCGAGGCAGAGAAATGACCCAATCAAGGCATGAGAATGCCTTGGCAGAACTGAGCCAACCACCATCTCCTCCAAACGGCCAACCACCAACATCTCTAGTAGGTTGTTCCATGCCACCCCAATCCTAGCCGAACGCAGAGCCCCTACTGGCAAGGGAGGAGGAGTGTTGCCTATTAAATCTCGTCTGCCACTAAAGTTACatttttttaggaattatttgtgGAGCAATTTTGTTTTAGGAATTCTTTGTGGAACAAGTGAccccatgaatatttatcttttttgattattttcaaacaaaatatttcaactttgtattaatagtattaatataatttgtgcacttaaaacttaaagaaaaaaattgaaagtgaatgtttaaaaaaaaggaaaaaaaaaattgtggagaCGCATAACATTTTTGCTAATATGCAATTGcttatttttaaggaagaggtggttccatgaagatttttttttttgtgttgtggGATTCTTTGGAATTTTTGCCTAAAAAATagaagcccctactttttaggcctttaAATTTGGGTGGGTGAAAAAGGGGTGGGGCTAAGCAACTACTGCTTAGTTGGATAAATTGGAATCCctccctattttagtggagcaactactgcttagaaattaaaaataagctttgaaaaaagggGGGGTCTGAAAATCTAAAATTTAAGTTAATTGCTTCAAAGATAAGCAGTAAAATTAAATATCCACGAGGACCTGCCCTCAGGGATGTTatctagaaattgccccaccagcttGGGGATGTTATTTGCCACTtgtcaaaaatttaaatttaatttctattaaaaaatagttttggagggaaatgaattgtttttatttgtttttattatgcACTTCCTATAAAAgatattcatgagaccaccaacctccttaaatttaggagcttaaacctgctctattttttaggaagaccCCCTCCGTGGGACCCAGCCTAAgtttaatttctattaaaaaatagttttgtttaatttctattaaaaaatagctttgtttaatttctattaaaaaatagttttggaaggaaatgaattattataatataaaagacAAAGGTATTATATTCATGAGACCACTAGCTTCCTTAAATTTCAGAAacttaaatttttaaattgaattacACTACAAAAATTCATGGGACCAACAACTTTAAAATTTTCCTAAAACAATCTCAAAACAATAGCTCCTCCACCAAAATAAGAAAAGATTCTAAATCatcctttttaaaataaatttaagcaaaaaaaaaaatagaattaaaagctgcatgagaacatggataatacccCACCCTTATTGCCccaaatttaatcaaattaaactGGTTTTCTCCTATGCTTTTAATGGAGAAACCCCAAATTTGAGGCAAAAGAATAATGCAGTATGACACATGTCAAGTATATAAAGTGCGAATTCCacataaagtgagaagaattttgACTGAAAGCTTTTTAGTATCAGCAGGAGAGGCAGAGGCATCGGCATCGGCATCGGCACAGCCCCAGGGTCGAATACGAGTAAGCAACCAATACTCTTATTTATGTTTTGTACTCATCGGGTCGTTTATTCTGCAATTTTATAGCACTTACAGGATAGAATCCCGTAGATCCACGAAATTCTTATTGGTAGCAAAGGGGAAGGGGATAAAAAATAGAAGGTAGAATGTCTCTGGAGGTCACCCAAATTCTGCTAAATGCACAGTCTGTAGACGATGGGATTCGAAAACTTGCCGAGGAAAACTTAAAACAATTCCAAGATCAGAATCTTCCGGCCTTTTTAATCTCCTTGTCTCATGAGCTCGCAAACAATGAAAAGCCTATAGAAAGTCGGAGGCTTGCGGGGTTGATTTTGAAGAACTGTTTGGATGCTAAGGAAGCCCACAGAAAGGCTGAACTGGTTCAGGGATGGAGATCGTTGGAGGCCTCTGTGAAAACCCAGATCAAAGAATTccttttgcaaaccctaaattctcCGGCCAGAGATGCCGGCCACACTTCCGGCCAGGTAATTGCTAAGATTGCAGGCATCGAACTTAAACATGGGGAGTGGCCTCAGCTAATTAAGGTGCTCCTCGCGAATGCGGAGGGTTCGCAGCCTGCCCATCTCAGGCAGTCAACCTTAGAAACCCTAGGATTTGTTTGCGAGGAGGTCTCATCCGATTCGTTGGCTCAGGATGAGGTGAATTCAATCCTCACTGCCGTTGTGCAGGGTATGAATTCGAATTCACCGGAGGATGGTGGTGGTGATGTCAGATTGGCTGCCACCAGGGCCCTGTATAATGCTCTGGATTTTGCACAGACCAACTTTGATAATGACATGGAGAGGGATTACATCATGAGTGTGGTGTGTGGTGCCACTATTTCACCTGATGTTAGGATTCGTCTTGCTGCATTTGAGTGTCTGGTGTCAATCTCGTCAACGTATTATGGaaagctcaggccttatatgcaggaGATATTTACAATTACGGCCAGAGCGGTAAGAGAAGATGAGGAGCCTGTAGCTCTGCAGGCTGTAGAGTTCTGGAGCTCGATCTGTGACGAAGAGATTGATATATTAGAGATGTTTGGGGATGATTTTGATGGGGATTCGGAGGAGGCGCCTTGTTTTCATTTTATTAGGCAGGCACTTCCTTCGCTTGTGCCGATGTTGTTGGAAACATTGCTGAAGCAGGAAGAGGACCTGGATCAGGATGAGGAAGCATGGAATTTGGCAATGGCAGGTGGCACTTGCTTAGGTTTGGTGGCAAGAACAGTGGGTGATGATGTGGTTCCTCTGGTTATGCCATTTGTTGAAGAAAATATATCGAAACCGGATTGGCGGTGCAGGGAGGCAGCTACTTATGCATTCGGTTCGATTTTGGAGGGTCCATCTGCTGAGAAAGTTAGTCCCCTTGTGAGTCTCGCACTCGGCTTCATGCTTAATGCAATGAAGGATCAGAATAATCATGTTAAGGATACAACCGCATGGACTCTTTCCAGGATTTTTGAGTTTCTGCATGGTTCCTCAGTGCAAACTCCTATTGTGACACAATCTAATCTGCCACTCATTGTCTCTGTTTTACTTGAGAGTATGAAAGATGTTCCCAATGTTGCAGAGAAAGTGTGTGGTGCATTGTATTTCTTGGCCCAAGGCTACGAAGATGCACCAATGAGCTCCTCACCACTTTCTCCGTTTTTCCAGAACATTGTTCAATCTCTTCTAAGTGCAGCTCACAGGGAAGATGCAGTTGATTCTAAGCTTAGAACCTCTGCTTACGAGACATTGAATGAAGTTGTAAGATGTTCAACTGAAGAGACAACACCCATAGTGATGCAGCTGGTTCCAGTCATCTTGATGAAGCTTAATGAGACCCTTGAAGTCCCAAAGCTCTCTTCAGAAGGCAGTGAGAAACAAAATGAGCTGCAGGCTCTTCTATGTGGCTGTCTGCAGGTTATTATTCAAAAACTGGGAGCTTTGGAATCTACAAAGTATGGCGTTCTACAGTATGCAGATCAGACAATGAATACTTTTCTGAGAATATTTTCTTCTCGGAGTGCTACAGTACATGAGGAGGCAATGCTAGCCATTGGGGCACTAGCATATGCAGTTGGTGTGGAATTTGGCAAGTATATGCAAGAATTTTATAGATATTTGGAGATGGGCCTTCAGAACTTTGAAGAATATCAAGTCTGTGCTATCACTATTGGTGTGGTTGGTGATGTCTGTAGAGCATTAGATGACAAGGTGTTGCCTTACTGTGATGGCATCATGACACAGCTTCTCAAAGACCTATCAAGTGATCAGCTGCATCGTTCAGTAAAACCCTCAATATTTTCATGCTTTGGAGATATAGCACTGGCTATTGGGGAACACTTCGAAAAATATCTGGGTTATGCGATGCCTATGCTTCAGAGGGCAGCAGAGTTGTCTGTGCATTCTGCTGATCAAGAAGATGAATTGATCGAATATACAAATCAGCTGCGCAATGGAATCTTAGAAGCATATTCAGGCATTTTTCAAGGTTTCAAAAACTCCTCCAAAAAAGAGTTACTGCTTCATTATGCAAGTCATATTTTGCAGTTTCTTGAGAGTATCTACCAGGACAAAGACAGGTACTGTCTCATTTCTACATTTTTTACTCCTAAAATATATAAAATACTACATTTTCTATCTTTACAGTTTAGCTTGCCTGCATAATTTTGTAAAAGTCATTTTCTAATAAGTTGTGTGGTAATGTAGGGACGACGTTGTCACAAAGGCTGCTATTGGTGTTTTAGGAGATTTGGCAGACACATTAGGTGCAAATGCTGCTCCTCTGCTACGGCGTTCAGTATTTTATAAAGATTTTATAAACGACTGTTTGTTATCTGATGACCCTCGGATTCAAGAGACTGCCGAATGGGTGAAACAAATTATGAGTCAAGTTCTTTCAGGCTGATTTTTCTTGTCCAAGATGATTTGGTTAGTTTGGCTATTTCTTATTAACAACCAAACTACTTGTTTATCCTATGGAGTTTGCCACCATGATTGAGGTTCCTTGGCATGGGTCACGAGGTTTTCAGGAGTTGTCCTTGCCTCTGTTAACATCTGGTCACTTGCTTCCTTGGCAATAAGACAAGGGAAACTCTGGTCTGGTCGTTTGGAAGTCCTGCTTGTCCATCAGGCTTCTATGGGACTCCGACATGTATCCATGAATATGCAATTGGCCCCTAATATCAGTATCCAGTAAAATATCACACATCTCTGTTGATCATGCATGTCAATAGTTGCATTCCTATTTTCTATGCATGATTCAGAATGTAATCTGTGCTTCTAGTAGCTTCAAACATTACACTTCAACAGACATAATACATGGTACTAGTCTTCATCCTTGATTCAATTATGCTTTTCTCTGGGTACAACCTAGACTTATTTTTCTCTAGCGCCTTGCAGAGTTTTGGTTTTGCTTCAACCTAGGCTGGTTTCCAGCTAGCATCTTTCAGTGCTTTGGTCTAACTTCAATTTAGACTGGTTTATGTCTAGTACCATGCAACCTGATTTAGATACAATGTTTATATTGACTGAATCAGCAAATTATAACTTGTTCAGCCATCACACAAGCTTCTTCTCAACCATTGTGGATCCGTTGCTCctgatttttgtttatatttggaGCACGCACTCATTGCTGGACTGATTCTTTTGTCATACCCTACATTGCCGGTGTAAAGTCATATGAATGTAAACGAAGGAATTATTAAATATTCCCACAGTATGTTCATAAGAGTGTTATTTGTATGCTAAGTGCACTGTTAAGGGAATGgatttaaacttatttatttttttggcTCCAAGATGCCCAATAGTAAATATGGCATGCTCTTAAATGGGACGCTTCATGCTTCGTTCTCAAACAAGTATCTACATGTAGAGAGATGTTACCATTAAAATAATGTTGCTGTGATGTgttaaatttaaaacttaaaagtATGTCAATCAGTAGTTAAATTATTTCTGTCAAGTGATAACATTCATGAGGGTATATGGCATACATTGTTTATTTAATGTTTTTTCTAAGCTACATTTTTCCATGAAGTTTTCCGGTACATTGTGTTTTGGGTCAACAAATAGCCAATGCAGTTGTTTGAAGGCTGAGACCTACATGCTTCGTTTGAACTCAAGACCAGATCCCATTTTTCACACCTCGGTGGCAGATAACCAATTATCAATTGGAAAGCATAGCATATATTCAGAGAAGACGTTAAACAAATTCATTTGTTCTTTTGAATTAAAGTTTATGGCCTGATTGATGTTCAAAAACACAAATTTTCTGTGACCTAGTTCATATTTACTCCTACTTTAATGGAAAACTGCAATATAATGTATCTCTACTGGTGATTGTTTACTCCAAGAAGTG contains the following coding sequences:
- the LOC131034058 gene encoding importin subunit beta-1; translation: MSLEVTQILLNAQSVDDGIRKLAEENLKQFQDQNLPAFLISLSHELANNEKPIESRRLAGLILKNCLDAKEAHRKAELVQGWRSLEASVKTQIKEFLLQTLNSPARDAGHTSGQVIAKIAGIELKHGEWPQLIKVLLANAEGSQPAHLRQSTLETLGFVCEEVSSDSLAQDEVNSILTAVVQGMNSNSPEDGGGDVRLAATRALYNALDFAQTNFDNDMERDYIMSVVCGATISPDVRIRLAAFECLVSISSTYYGKLRPYMQEIFTITARAVREDEEPVALQAVEFWSSICDEEIDILEMFGDDFDGDSEEAPCFHFIRQALPSLVPMLLETLLKQEEDLDQDEEAWNLAMAGGTCLGLVARTVGDDVVPLVMPFVEENISKPDWRCREAATYAFGSILEGPSAEKVSPLVSLALGFMLNAMKDQNNHVKDTTAWTLSRIFEFLHGSSVQTPIVTQSNLPLIVSVLLESMKDVPNVAEKVCGALYFLAQGYEDAPMSSSPLSPFFQNIVQSLLSAAHREDAVDSKLRTSAYETLNEVVRCSTEETTPIVMQLVPVILMKLNETLEVPKLSSEGSEKQNELQALLCGCLQVIIQKLGALESTKYGVLQYADQTMNTFLRIFSSRSATVHEEAMLAIGALAYAVGVEFGKYMQEFYRYLEMGLQNFEEYQVCAITIGVVGDVCRALDDKVLPYCDGIMTQLLKDLSSDQLHRSVKPSIFSCFGDIALAIGEHFEKYLGYAMPMLQRAAELSVHSADQEDELIEYTNQLRNGILEAYSGIFQGFKNSSKKELLLHYASHILQFLESIYQDKDRDDVVTKAAIGVLGDLADTLGANAAPLLRRSVFYKDFINDCLLSDDPRIQETAEWVKQIMSQVLSG